In Sporosarcina sp. PTS2304, a genomic segment contains:
- a CDS encoding tripartite tricarboxylate transporter substrate binding protein — protein sequence MKKLFILMLTALMVLLAACGTNKENAGDDGKTPSDGKSTYPEKDIEIVVPFPPGGTTDTSMRIIASVLPKYLPNKVNVVVVNKPGGTGVVGSTTVSNAKPDGYQILYSTVPTIAYQNLFGTASYTHEDFTPIVNVQASQSMLMVSEDAEWDTFEQWLEYVQKNPGKFTYGTPGNGSSQHLTMEALNINANIDTKMVPFDGTSSALTSLLGGHIDGIVIQAHEVQEYVENGDLKPIVFLGDTRYSAFPDVPLLTDFGYDEVFSDPSSGVFGPKGMDEDVAKILYEAFTEAFKDPKVVEFYEGLKLEPEGTGLKDFESLIQNNYEIAKKVIETNNLGAK from the coding sequence ATGAAAAAACTATTTATACTTATGCTAACAGCTTTAATGGTCTTGTTAGCTGCTTGTGGAACGAACAAAGAAAATGCTGGAGATGATGGTAAAACTCCATCAGATGGGAAATCAACTTATCCTGAAAAAGATATTGAAATTGTCGTTCCATTTCCTCCAGGCGGTACTACAGACACGTCAATGCGTATTATCGCAAGTGTCTTACCGAAGTATTTGCCAAATAAAGTGAATGTAGTTGTCGTCAATAAACCTGGTGGTACTGGTGTAGTTGGATCAACTACAGTATCAAACGCAAAACCAGATGGTTACCAAATTCTTTATTCAACAGTGCCAACAATTGCTTACCAAAATCTATTTGGAACAGCATCTTATACCCATGAAGATTTTACACCGATTGTTAATGTACAAGCTAGTCAATCAATGCTGATGGTAAGTGAAGATGCTGAATGGGATACATTTGAGCAATGGTTAGAATATGTTCAAAAAAATCCAGGGAAGTTTACCTATGGAACACCTGGAAATGGAAGTTCACAGCATTTAACAATGGAAGCATTAAATATTAATGCGAATATCGATACGAAAATGGTTCCATTTGATGGAACATCTTCAGCATTAACTTCATTGCTAGGTGGACATATAGATGGAATAGTTATTCAAGCACATGAAGTACAGGAATATGTAGAAAATGGTGATCTAAAGCCTATTGTTTTTCTAGGTGATACAAGATATTCAGCATTTCCGGACGTACCTCTCTTAACAGACTTTGGTTATGATGAAGTATTTTCCGATCCATCTTCGGGTGTTTTTGGACCAAAAGGTATGGATGAAGACGTTGCAAAGATCTTATATGAAGCTTTTACTGAAGCATTCAAAGATCCAAAAGTCGTTGAATTCTATGAAGGACTAAAATTAGAGCCAGAAGGTACCGGATTGAAAGATTTTGAATCATTAATTCAAAATAACTATGAGATTGCTAAAAAAGTTATCGAAACGAATAACTTAGGCGCGAAATGA
- a CDS encoding 3-keto-5-aminohexanoate cleavage protein, which translates to MNIIESMEKLIITVAPTGISTTRQKTPYVPITPKEIAEEVYRSYQEGAAIAHIHVREADGSPSMDVNLYRETVERVKEKCDDIIISLTSSGKHGITDEERMAFCELEPDFASLDTGSLNLGEIVFMNSPQTLRKLAGSMQKHHIRPEIEVFHTGMIHNALKLADEGLIDKPYHFQLVLGSDGGMQATPKNLLHLLETIPEGSSWGCVAFQNQMTLNSMTIGLGGDVRVGMEDHIYIRPGVLAKSNAEFVERMRNLSYEFGREVATPADARKILKLKPASAMKL; encoded by the coding sequence ATGAATATTATCGAAAGTATGGAGAAACTAATCATCACAGTTGCTCCAACTGGAATTAGCACAACAAGGCAAAAAACTCCTTACGTGCCAATCACTCCTAAAGAAATCGCAGAAGAAGTATATCGCTCGTATCAGGAAGGAGCGGCAATCGCTCATATACATGTGAGAGAAGCGGATGGATCACCTTCAATGGATGTCAATTTATATCGTGAAACCGTGGAACGCGTTAAAGAAAAATGTGATGACATCATTATTAGCCTAACCTCTTCAGGTAAACATGGTATTACGGATGAAGAAAGAATGGCTTTTTGTGAATTAGAGCCGGATTTTGCTTCTTTGGATACCGGTTCGTTAAATTTAGGGGAAATAGTTTTTATGAATAGCCCCCAAACTTTACGGAAATTAGCTGGTAGTATGCAAAAACATCATATCCGTCCCGAAATTGAAGTTTTTCATACTGGGATGATTCATAACGCATTAAAGCTTGCAGATGAAGGATTGATTGATAAACCCTATCATTTTCAACTTGTCTTAGGATCTGATGGTGGAATGCAGGCGACACCTAAAAATCTTCTTCACTTATTAGAAACTATTCCCGAAGGGTCTAGCTGGGGATGTGTGGCTTTCCAAAATCAAATGACACTAAATTCGATGACTATTGGCTTAGGTGGCGATGTTCGTGTTGGTATGGAAGACCATATTTACATCCGTCCTGGGGTTTTGGCAAAATCTAATGCGGAATTTGTTGAAAGAATGCGAAATTTATCTTACGAGTTCGGTAGAGAAGTAGCAACACCCGCAGATGCAAGAAAAATTTTGAAATTAAAACCAGCATCAGCTATGAAATTGTGA
- a CDS encoding tripartite tricarboxylate transporter permease, with protein MTIFGFDILTLFSIGNLLAILLGTTVGLIFGALPGLGAIMAMIVLLPLTYSMEPVAAVLLLLSAFQAAEYGGSISSIALGIPGTPAAAATILDGSAMAKKGYPGKALGYSLTASTIGAFAGGLALIFLAQPFAKFALKLSEPEYFLIGILGLIAVSMISSKNAIKGLISMMLGLMIGTIGMDMFTGEQRFTMGQAELLEGVGILPILVGVFAFPEIFKLINLELRKVHDVGKQNLNTKITLRELRDVSQSTIIGSILGVVLGILPGLGAVSASWFSYVVAQKTSKTPEKFGTGHPEGIAAPESANNATVASSMIPLLALGIPGSVAPAIIMGAFIIHGVQPGPRIFQNNSDLVYGILFGILLSTVAMYVMGRYVTSLFARALILPNPILVPFIYLITIIGVFAANGLFFDLWVALLIGVICYLLIEAKFSMPTLIIAFVLAPIIEESFRRALIISNGDFSIFYTRIYSIILLVLIALIIIVPNINKYRNKKKTSLNI; from the coding sequence ATGACCATTTTTGGATTTGATATTTTAACTTTATTTTCTATTGGCAATTTACTTGCCATTTTATTAGGGACAACTGTCGGCCTCATTTTCGGTGCACTTCCAGGACTAGGTGCCATTATGGCGATGATTGTTTTGCTTCCTTTAACATACAGTATGGAGCCTGTAGCCGCAGTGTTATTATTACTTTCCGCATTTCAAGCTGCTGAGTATGGCGGTTCTATTTCTTCCATTGCACTAGGTATTCCAGGTACTCCGGCAGCTGCAGCTACAATATTGGATGGTAGTGCAATGGCTAAAAAGGGATATCCTGGTAAGGCTCTTGGCTATTCTTTAACAGCATCTACAATAGGTGCATTCGCAGGTGGTCTTGCATTGATATTTTTAGCACAACCTTTTGCGAAATTTGCTTTAAAATTATCTGAACCTGAATACTTCTTAATTGGAATTTTAGGTTTGATTGCCGTATCTATGATTAGTTCTAAGAATGCAATTAAGGGACTTATCTCTATGATGCTTGGATTGATGATCGGCACAATAGGTATGGATATGTTTACAGGTGAACAGCGTTTTACAATGGGACAAGCAGAGTTATTAGAAGGAGTAGGTATTTTACCTATTCTAGTAGGAGTTTTTGCTTTTCCAGAAATATTTAAACTTATCAATTTAGAGCTACGTAAAGTTCATGATGTTGGAAAACAAAATTTAAACACAAAAATTACACTCCGAGAATTACGAGACGTCTCCCAATCCACAATTATTGGATCGATATTAGGTGTTGTTCTAGGGATTTTACCTGGTCTTGGTGCTGTATCTGCATCTTGGTTTTCTTATGTAGTTGCTCAGAAAACATCAAAAACACCCGAGAAGTTTGGAACAGGACATCCAGAAGGAATTGCAGCGCCAGAATCAGCTAATAATGCGACTGTTGCATCTTCAATGATTCCTTTGTTAGCACTAGGAATTCCAGGATCTGTTGCGCCGGCAATTATTATGGGGGCGTTTATCATTCATGGTGTTCAGCCTGGACCTCGTATTTTCCAAAACAACTCAGATTTAGTATACGGCATTCTATTTGGTATATTGTTATCTACGGTCGCAATGTATGTAATGGGACGTTATGTAACATCATTATTTGCTAGAGCGCTAATTTTGCCAAATCCTATCTTAGTACCGTTTATTTACTTGATCACGATTATTGGTGTATTTGCTGCAAATGGATTGTTTTTCGACTTATGGGTAGCTTTGCTCATCGGTGTTATATGTTATCTCCTAATAGAAGCAAAGTTTTCAATGCCAACACTAATCATTGCATTTGTTTTAGCTCCTATTATAGAGGAAAGTTTTAGACGTGCATTAATTATTTCTAATGGTGATTTTTCAATTTTTTATACGAGAATTTACTCCATCATACTGCTTGTATTAATTGCACTGATCATTATTGTCCCAAATATTAACAAGTACCGTAATAAGAAAAAAACTTCATTAAATATTTGA
- a CDS encoding alpha/beta fold hydrolase, translated as MECKKNLVLLPGLNNTAAIWDGVVKKLDDEFNCYPITCPPINNIDKLGKELLNELPESFYLCGFSFGGFVALSMLLQEPERIEGFILMATSPSSDTTTRKKARVQAVERAKAGEYEKMISSQKGKLFYKDNGEKPEFIALRKKMQEDYGAHHFIAHQQASIERPDRMYALRQYKGPILIMAGSDDQVFPSDKMQELSSEIKHSYFIEIPKSGHMLPMEQPEEIANELRNWIFDMIIKKG; from the coding sequence ATGGAATGTAAAAAAAATCTTGTTCTGCTTCCCGGCCTTAATAATACAGCAGCCATATGGGATGGCGTTGTAAAGAAATTGGATGATGAATTTAATTGTTATCCTATTACCTGCCCACCTATCAATAACATTGATAAGCTCGGTAAAGAATTGCTGAATGAACTACCAGAGTCATTTTACCTTTGTGGTTTTTCTTTTGGAGGATTTGTAGCGCTATCCATGCTTCTCCAAGAGCCTGAAAGAATTGAAGGTTTTATATTAATGGCAACTTCTCCTTCGTCGGATACTACGACTAGAAAAAAAGCAAGAGTTCAAGCTGTTGAGCGTGCAAAAGCGGGAGAGTATGAAAAGATGATTAGCAGTCAGAAAGGCAAGCTCTTTTATAAGGACAATGGTGAGAAACCTGAATTTATAGCTTTACGAAAGAAGATGCAAGAAGATTACGGAGCACATCATTTTATTGCGCATCAGCAAGCGAGTATAGAAAGACCAGATCGTATGTATGCTCTTCGACAGTATAAGGGTCCGATACTCATTATGGCAGGTAGCGATGATCAAGTATTTCCGTCGGATAAAATGCAGGAATTATCTAGCGAAATAAAGCATTCTTATTTTATAGAAATACCAAAAAGCGGTCATATGTTACCTATGGAACAGCCTGAAGAGATAGCAAATGAATTACGTAATTGGATATTCGACATGATCATAAAGAAGGGGTGA
- a CDS encoding SDR family NAD(P)-dependent oxidoreductase — protein MFSFDGKVAMITGSTTGIGNAIARQFLSHGGKVVIHGYKKTVEDEAMITDLLEEGHDVLLVDGDVTIKKDVEKMMGKIEEHFGHIDILVNNVGAFVKKAKFEDIEEDDWERIIAVNLKSVFLVTQAALPLIKKQGEGRIINITSNVERTGGTPEGAAYAAAKGGVSSLTRSLAKQMVAHNILVNAVSPGLIDTPFHNSSAPLDSYEHIFSNIPLKRSGTADEIAGAVLYLASPYSSYVVGETIEVSGGRRIS, from the coding sequence ATGTTTTCATTTGATGGTAAAGTAGCAATGATTACAGGAAGTACAACAGGAATTGGAAATGCGATTGCACGTCAGTTTTTATCACATGGTGGAAAAGTAGTAATTCATGGCTACAAAAAGACAGTTGAGGATGAAGCAATGATTACAGATTTACTCGAAGAGGGTCATGACGTATTGCTGGTAGATGGCGATGTCACAATAAAAAAAGACGTAGAAAAAATGATGGGAAAAATTGAAGAACATTTTGGCCATATCGATATTTTGGTTAACAATGTAGGCGCTTTTGTGAAAAAAGCAAAATTCGAGGACATTGAAGAGGACGACTGGGAGCGTATTATTGCGGTCAATCTGAAGTCTGTGTTTCTAGTCACCCAAGCGGCGCTTCCTCTGATTAAAAAACAAGGAGAAGGTAGAATTATCAATATTACTTCAAATGTTGAAAGGACAGGAGGCACGCCGGAAGGGGCAGCGTACGCAGCTGCAAAAGGTGGTGTATCTTCTCTTACTCGCTCGCTCGCAAAACAAATGGTTGCTCATAATATTTTAGTAAATGCTGTTTCGCCAGGATTGATTGATACACCATTCCATAACAGTTCTGCACCATTAGATTCTTATGAACATATTTTCAGTAACATTCCATTAAAGCGTTCAGGAACAGCTGATGAAATTGCGGGAGCTGTTTTATACTTAGCTTCTCCTTATTCAAGTTATGTAGTTGGAGAAACTATTGAAGTAAGTGGTGGGCGCAGAATTTCTTAA
- a CDS encoding sigma 54-interacting transcriptional regulator — MTVVSNQNIAESVERRQNEETDHKQNYMNLDAIFNSVHNGILSIDVEGKITAMNPAAERMAKTKKDEAIGKFLNEVVAPSGLLNVIRTGERHSEKYTVGNRKYLAHRSPIFEGKKLVGAVGVFQEIAEVEMISNELSTVRQLVDEIETIMNHSQSGICIVDSAGMIIRKNLEFDRIYFTTGFNRKQSEFRKIVYDIICSKQEYKITQKHPESKKKYTLSGYPILNEKGVVERVVLFVEEISSVDELKSKLVTMQRRLADKEQRDPLILYSDSMKILHSQMHQASQTEVTILIQGEQGTEQEKIASTIIEMGDRKNAPYLTIDCSILSEKELDQELFGYYERANERQNVVGCFEQADGGTIFLRNIDQMPMFVQVKLLRLLKSQSVEMENTLERKIVDVRLIVSTHKDLKKYVAQGKFNEDLYYMLHIVTFTMPPLRERKEDLSELLQQKWAELTKRYNKDLLIEKEALSRLVTYHWPGNERELFHVLEHLFISTSRKIHVEAVAALLGDEKPVYINKIMPLREAVEELEKELIQLASTKFKTSKEIANVLQVNPSTVFRKIKKLELE, encoded by the coding sequence GTGACTGTCGTAAGTAATCAAAATATCGCTGAAAGTGTCGAACGTCGTCAGAATGAGGAAACAGATCATAAACAAAATTATATGAATTTAGACGCCATATTTAATTCTGTGCACAATGGAATTCTTTCTATCGATGTAGAAGGTAAAATAACTGCGATGAATCCTGCTGCTGAAAGAATGGCAAAAACTAAAAAAGACGAAGCCATTGGAAAGTTTCTGAATGAGGTTGTTGCTCCATCAGGTCTTTTAAATGTCATCCGAACTGGTGAACGACATTCTGAAAAGTATACAGTGGGTAATCGTAAATATCTAGCACATCGATCGCCAATATTTGAAGGGAAAAAATTAGTGGGTGCAGTTGGGGTTTTCCAGGAAATCGCGGAAGTGGAAATGATATCGAATGAATTGTCGACTGTGAGGCAATTGGTCGATGAAATTGAAACGATTATGAATCATTCTCAATCTGGAATATGCATTGTAGACTCAGCTGGTATGATTATTCGTAAAAATTTAGAATTTGATCGAATATATTTTACAACTGGTTTTAATCGGAAGCAATCAGAATTCCGTAAAATTGTTTATGACATTATATGCTCGAAACAAGAATACAAAATCACTCAAAAACATCCAGAATCAAAAAAGAAATATACGTTGTCAGGTTATCCGATTTTAAATGAAAAAGGCGTGGTAGAAAGAGTGGTTTTGTTTGTCGAAGAAATTTCGTCAGTTGATGAGTTAAAGTCAAAGCTAGTAACGATGCAAAGACGTTTAGCAGATAAAGAACAACGAGATCCACTCATTTTATATTCCGATTCAATGAAAATTTTACATTCGCAAATGCACCAAGCCTCTCAGACAGAAGTGACAATCTTAATACAAGGAGAACAAGGTACAGAACAAGAGAAAATAGCTTCTACCATTATTGAAATGGGTGATAGAAAAAATGCTCCGTACCTTACTATAGATTGCTCAATACTTTCTGAAAAAGAATTAGACCAAGAATTATTCGGATATTATGAGAGGGCAAATGAACGACAAAATGTAGTTGGATGCTTCGAACAGGCAGATGGGGGTACTATTTTTTTACGTAATATTGATCAAATGCCCATGTTCGTTCAAGTTAAATTGCTTCGACTTCTGAAAAGTCAATCAGTTGAAATGGAAAATACTTTAGAGAGAAAAATTGTCGATGTGCGACTAATTGTTTCTACTCATAAGGATTTAAAAAAATATGTAGCACAAGGAAAATTTAATGAGGATTTATACTACATGCTACATATCGTAACATTTACTATGCCCCCCCTTAGGGAACGTAAGGAAGATTTATCTGAGCTACTACAACAAAAATGGGCAGAACTCACGAAAAGATATAATAAGGATTTGTTGATTGAAAAAGAAGCATTATCCCGCCTTGTTACATATCATTGGCCGGGAAATGAACGAGAATTATTTCATGTGCTAGAACATTTGTTTATTTCTACTTCAAGAAAAATACATGTAGAAGCAGTTGCCGCTTTACTTGGAGATGAGAAACCAGTTTATATCAATAAAATCATGCCGTTACGTGAAGCGGTAGAAGAATTAGAGAAGGAATTAATACAGCTAGCAAGTACAAAATTCAAAACTTCCAAAGAAATCGCTAATGTTTTACAAGTAAATCCATCTACAGTTTTCAGAAAGATAAAAAAACTAGAACTGGAATAA
- a CDS encoding tripartite tricarboxylate transporter TctB family protein, with translation MSGKKLTMVILVVFIAIASYYFKLSNSFLKLNGEGSIDAGYFPRIISVTFIILCIISLFQTIKAKDYKVDLGNIHLVLISIGLTVVYFLLWSNFGFFYPLTFVFMLSLFMLFKPRPIFSKGIFTLSILSLSMTIFIYFVFEKVMSVQF, from the coding sequence ATGAGCGGTAAGAAATTAACTATGGTTATATTAGTAGTTTTTATTGCAATTGCTAGCTACTATTTCAAACTAAGTAATTCTTTTTTGAAACTTAACGGAGAAGGAAGTATAGATGCGGGCTATTTTCCGAGAATTATTTCAGTAACCTTTATTATCCTTTGTATCATTAGTCTCTTTCAAACGATTAAAGCAAAAGATTATAAAGTAGATTTAGGAAATATTCATTTAGTGCTTATTTCTATCGGATTAACCGTTGTCTACTTCTTGCTTTGGAGTAACTTTGGATTTTTCTATCCACTAACATTTGTTTTCATGTTGAGTCTGTTTATGCTATTTAAGCCACGTCCTATTTTTAGTAAAGGTATTTTCACATTAAGTATATTGTCATTGTCGATGACAATTTTTATTTACTTTGTTTTCGAAAAAGTAATGAGCGTTCAGTTTTAG
- a CDS encoding alpha/beta hydrolase produces MCHKKSNVRKVEFEIDRVSIKGNFYTPEHELQKYPTIVMSHGFGAVKEMHIDRFAKAFSQNGFAVLLFDNRSFGESEGTPRQEINPWQQIEDYRHAITFVSTLKEVDADRIGVWGTSFSGGHSLVLGAIDHRVKCVVSQVPTISGFENAIRRSNGEKQKKLFKQFADDRKNRLLGEEPVTLQIIPTKEGESAVFPSQDAIEWYSEAFDIAPDFVNAVTLRSLENVRGYEISSYLELISPTPVLLLVAKEDFITPTDITLKAFEKILEPKKLILLDGGHFDVYTKEFEKAVQPAIEWFSDNL; encoded by the coding sequence GTGTGTCACAAAAAATCAAATGTAAGAAAAGTGGAGTTTGAAATCGATCGTGTATCGATTAAAGGAAATTTTTATACACCTGAACATGAACTGCAGAAATATCCCACAATTGTGATGAGCCATGGTTTCGGTGCAGTAAAAGAAATGCATATTGACCGCTTCGCCAAAGCATTCTCCCAGAACGGTTTTGCTGTTTTACTATTTGATAATCGAAGCTTTGGTGAAAGCGAAGGAACCCCACGCCAAGAAATTAATCCTTGGCAACAAATTGAAGATTATCGTCATGCTATAACTTTTGTTTCCACATTAAAAGAAGTAGACGCAGATCGAATTGGAGTATGGGGAACAAGTTTTAGTGGAGGGCATAGTCTAGTGCTCGGGGCAATCGATCACCGTGTAAAATGTGTCGTGTCACAAGTTCCGACTATTAGCGGATTTGAAAATGCAATTAGAAGAAGTAATGGAGAAAAGCAAAAGAAACTTTTTAAACAGTTTGCTGATGATAGAAAAAATCGATTGTTAGGTGAGGAACCTGTCACTTTACAGATTATTCCTACGAAAGAAGGAGAGAGTGCTGTATTTCCTTCACAAGACGCAATTGAGTGGTATTCTGAAGCTTTTGATATAGCGCCTGATTTTGTCAATGCAGTTACGCTACGATCGCTTGAAAATGTACGCGGTTATGAGATATCCAGCTATTTAGAGTTAATAAGTCCAACACCTGTATTGTTGCTAGTTGCAAAAGAAGATTTTATTACTCCAACAGATATCACATTAAAAGCGTTTGAAAAAATTCTTGAACCAAAAAAACTTATACTATTGGATGGCGGACATTTTGATGTATATACAAAAGAGTTCGAGAAAGCTGTACAACCAGCTATAGAGTGGTTTTCGGATAATTTATAA
- a CDS encoding enoyl-CoA hydratase-related protein, with product MQNINYVLENSVAYVTLNRPSAMNALNFQLLCELEQVLEDIRIDSSIRAVVFRGNGEKAFSAGADLKERKTLTEAQVRRNVNKIGEVFILIDHLPQPTIAAINGIALGGGMELALACDFRVASESAILGLTETGLGIIPGAGGTQRLPRLIGESKALELILTAKRMTAQEALDYGVVTQITSADQLDNKVDTLLQSLLANAPIAIQQAKFSIKQGMNTDLHTGLAIERKAYEITLPTEDRIEALKAFAEKRKPIFKGK from the coding sequence ATGCAAAATATTAATTATGTATTAGAAAATTCGGTAGCTTATGTAACGTTGAATCGTCCATCCGCGATGAACGCATTGAACTTTCAACTACTTTGTGAGTTAGAACAAGTACTTGAAGACATTCGAATAGACTCGAGCATTCGTGCAGTTGTGTTCAGAGGGAACGGAGAAAAGGCTTTTAGTGCTGGTGCTGATTTAAAAGAACGTAAAACATTAACAGAAGCACAAGTACGTCGTAATGTTAATAAGATCGGTGAAGTATTTATATTAATAGATCATTTACCTCAACCGACTATTGCCGCTATTAATGGTATTGCATTAGGAGGTGGGATGGAGCTTGCATTAGCTTGTGATTTTCGGGTTGCGTCAGAATCTGCCATTTTAGGATTGACAGAAACTGGGCTTGGAATTATTCCGGGAGCTGGGGGTACACAAAGACTTCCTCGTTTAATTGGCGAGTCAAAAGCTTTAGAGCTTATTTTAACCGCAAAAAGAATGACAGCACAAGAAGCTCTAGATTACGGGGTAGTAACACAAATAACATCTGCTGATCAACTAGATAATAAAGTAGATACTCTTTTACAATCTTTACTCGCGAATGCACCTATCGCGATTCAACAAGCAAAATTTTCTATTAAACAAGGGATGAATACCGACTTACATACTGGACTTGCGATTGAAAGAAAAGCATACGAAATAACTTTGCCGACAGAAGACCGAATAGAAGCGCTAAAAGCATTTGCCGAAAAACGCAAACCTATATTTAAAGGGAAATAA
- a CDS encoding aldehyde dehydrogenase family protein: MSGNGSEFIEVRNPRTGQSDYQIAIPSKEELQELCENLRTNQFAWEAMGVSGRVEVLKQWKDSLQLSREDLLSANVADTGRIRESLREVDNISKWVDRWSKIAIEQFKTSTQDTSISTVKATSDYSAYQLVGVISPWNFPLSLSLMDAIPALLSGCAVVIKPSEITPRFIKPMMESIERVPELAKVMQYVTGAGETGAELIEHIDMICFTGSVSTGRKVAVRAAERFIPAFLELGGKDPVIVTETADIDRATSAILVGSVLGVGHQCYSLERIYVAESIETEFVEKLTEKANKLKLAYPTPESGEIGPIIFAPQAEIIKAHLDDAVEKGAVIHCGGEIQIIDGGLWCRPTVVTNVTSNMKLIQEETFGPIMPVITFQTIEEAIELANDSKYGLSGAVFAGTIEEGEQIAQKVDVGGISINDTGLSPFFIGDELDMEKTSFKSSGLGGSRIGISSIKRFVRRKVLFSNHSTEKSAWWYE, encoded by the coding sequence ATGTCGGGGAACGGTAGTGAATTTATAGAGGTACGTAATCCGCGAACAGGTCAAAGTGATTATCAAATAGCTATACCTTCTAAAGAAGAACTACAAGAGCTTTGTGAAAATCTACGGACAAATCAGTTCGCTTGGGAGGCAATGGGTGTCAGCGGTAGAGTAGAAGTACTAAAACAATGGAAAGATTCCTTGCAACTTTCAAGAGAAGACTTATTATCTGCCAATGTAGCAGATACAGGAAGAATAAGGGAAAGTCTTCGTGAAGTAGATAATATATCTAAATGGGTGGATCGATGGAGCAAAATTGCAATTGAACAATTTAAAACATCAACACAGGATACTTCTATATCTACTGTGAAAGCGACAAGTGATTATTCTGCTTATCAATTAGTTGGTGTAATTAGTCCTTGGAATTTTCCGCTATCACTTTCACTCATGGATGCTATACCCGCATTATTATCTGGCTGTGCTGTTGTGATAAAACCTAGTGAAATCACACCGCGTTTTATTAAACCAATGATGGAATCGATCGAGCGTGTTCCAGAGTTAGCAAAAGTAATGCAATATGTTACAGGTGCAGGTGAAACGGGTGCCGAGCTAATTGAACATATTGACATGATATGCTTTACGGGAAGTGTCTCAACAGGTCGTAAAGTAGCGGTTAGAGCTGCAGAGCGTTTTATTCCAGCATTTTTAGAATTAGGTGGAAAAGACCCAGTTATTGTAACGGAGACAGCGGATATTGATCGAGCTACATCGGCAATTCTTGTAGGATCTGTACTTGGAGTAGGACATCAATGTTATTCCCTAGAAAGAATTTATGTAGCAGAATCTATTGAAACAGAATTTGTCGAAAAGTTGACGGAGAAAGCCAATAAATTGAAGCTTGCTTATCCAACTCCAGAAAGTGGTGAAATTGGTCCCATCATATTTGCACCTCAAGCGGAAATTATTAAAGCTCATTTAGATGATGCTGTGGAAAAAGGAGCAGTAATACATTGTGGTGGTGAAATCCAAATTATAGATGGAGGACTTTGGTGCAGACCAACAGTTGTAACGAATGTAACTTCTAATATGAAGCTAATACAAGAAGAAACATTTGGACCAATTATGCCTGTTATTACATTTCAAACAATTGAAGAAGCTATTGAACTTGCGAATGACTCGAAATATGGTTTAAGCGGTGCTGTGTTTGCAGGAACTATTGAAGAGGGCGAGCAAATTGCACAAAAAGTAGATGTTGGTGGTATTAGTATTAATGACACTGGACTTTCACCATTCTTTATCGGTGATGAGTTAGATATGGAAAAGACATCGTTTAAATCTTCTGGATTAGGTGGTTCAAGAATAGGCATATCATCTATTAAACGATTTGTCCGCAGGAAGGTACTTTTCAGCAATCATTCAACAGAAAAATCTGCTTGGTGGTATGAATAA